Proteins co-encoded in one Sinobacterium norvegicum genomic window:
- the napF gene encoding ferredoxin-type protein NapF, which yields MNTTLDRSRRFFISGGLADNTASNKVSSETTLPWLISQSAFDANCTRCGDCLTACPEDIIVKDDNGFPTINFSQSGCDFCGDCAASCKQDIFLAAESRTTAMAWQQDAHINENCLAYQNVMCMSCLDSCDASAISFNYQHKIARPSINISACTGCGFCQSSCPTHAISITPIAAENATLEHYEHV from the coding sequence ATGAATACAACGCTGGATAGGAGCCGTCGTTTTTTCATTTCTGGCGGTCTCGCTGACAACACTGCAAGCAACAAAGTAAGCAGCGAAACTACCTTACCTTGGTTAATCAGTCAGTCTGCTTTTGACGCTAACTGCACTCGCTGTGGCGACTGTTTAACAGCCTGTCCTGAAGATATTATTGTTAAAGATGACAATGGTTTTCCGACGATTAATTTCAGTCAATCTGGCTGCGATTTTTGTGGCGATTGCGCCGCCAGTTGTAAGCAAGATATTTTTTTAGCAGCTGAGAGTAGGACGACTGCAATGGCCTGGCAGCAAGACGCCCACATCAATGAAAACTGCCTCGCCTATCAGAATGTTATGTGTATGAGCTGCTTAGATAGCTGTGACGCGTCTGCGATCAGTTTCAACTATCAACACAAAATCGCCCGGCCTAGCATCAACATTTCGGCCTGTACTGGATGCGGCTTTTGCCAGAGCAGCTGTCCGACACATGCGATTTCAATCACGCCTATAGCCGCAGAGAATGCTACTTTGGAGCACTATGAACACGTTTGA
- a CDS encoding TSUP family transporter, with amino-acid sequence MDIALEILALLFLVAVFAGFVDAVAGGGGLLTLPALVFAGVPPIAALATNKLQGSFASMAATIHFSRRKVVDIRTIKWMVAAVFVASAIGSYVVQLIDNQFLLTLMPIGLIAIALYSFFNKELGQKSEQAKLSDRQFSASAAPAVGFYDGFFGPGTGTFFAISFVRLKGMDFVKATGHAKALNFTSNIASLTVFVFSGHVVWTVGLVMAAGAFTGGRIGAATVISKGAGFVRALTVIVCIAISISLLIKQFG; translated from the coding sequence ATGGATATTGCACTAGAAATTTTGGCGTTGTTATTTTTGGTGGCAGTCTTTGCCGGCTTTGTTGATGCTGTTGCAGGCGGTGGCGGACTGCTTACATTACCGGCACTGGTTTTTGCCGGTGTACCTCCTATCGCTGCCTTGGCGACAAATAAGCTGCAAGGTAGTTTCGCCTCGATGGCTGCGACGATTCACTTTTCGCGGCGAAAAGTGGTCGATATTCGTACGATTAAATGGATGGTTGCCGCTGTGTTTGTCGCCTCAGCCATCGGGAGTTATGTGGTGCAATTAATTGACAATCAGTTTTTGCTCACGCTGATGCCGATTGGTCTGATTGCCATCGCGCTGTATTCTTTTTTCAACAAAGAGCTGGGGCAGAAAAGCGAGCAGGCTAAGTTGAGTGATAGACAGTTCTCTGCTTCTGCTGCACCGGCAGTCGGTTTCTATGATGGTTTTTTTGGCCCGGGTACAGGCACCTTCTTCGCGATATCCTTTGTTCGATTAAAAGGTATGGATTTTGTCAAAGCGACAGGGCATGCAAAGGCACTGAACTTCACCTCTAATATTGCCTCCCTCACGGTGTTTGTTTTCAGTGGTCATGTGGTTTGGACGGTTGGCTTGGTGATGGCTGCCGGTGCTTTTACCGGCGGCAGAATTGGGGCCGCCACGGTGATCAGTAAAGGGGCTGGTTTTGTTCGAGCCCTGACCGTTATAGTGTGTATTGCTATCAGCATCAGCCTATTGATTAAGCAGTTTGGCTGA
- a CDS encoding periplasmic nitrate reductase, NapE protein, with protein sequence MKTDDVDTSKSEEIEVFLFTTVIAAPFLAIAIVGGFGFAVWFSQMIFGPPTV encoded by the coding sequence ATGAAAACTGATGATGTTGATACCAGCAAATCTGAAGAAATTGAAGTCTTTCTTTTCACCACAGTTATTGCCGCCCCCTTCTTGGCAATTGCTATCGTAGGTGGTTTTGGCTTTGCCGTATGGTTCTCACAAATGATTTTTGGCCCACCAACGGTCTAA
- a CDS encoding YeaH/YhbH family protein, translated as MGYIIDRRLNGRNKSTVNRQRFLKRYRAHIKKAVSDAVTKRSITDIEKGEQITIADKDIGEPVFGHGNGGRRSVIHPGNKEFVAGDHMPRPTGGAGGGAGEGSASNQGEGEDDFVFQITQEEFLEFMFDDLELPNLVKRQLAGSKSFTQKRAGYSAVGTPNQINIVRSLRSAHARRIALGSSTKRQIKKLNQQLKELKEQSENDSEQVKISDEIIQLKGKLKRIPFIDDFDIRYNLHVKTPTPSSKAVMFCIMDVSGSMNQATKDMAKRFFILLYLFLQRNYDHTEVVFIRHHTSAKEVDEQEFFYSRETGGTIVSSALALMQEIIEDRYPTSDWNIYGAQASDGDNWNDDSSTCYNLLTESIMPHVQHYSYIEITPREHQALWREYEQVSAQFPDTFAMEQIINNSDIYPVFRELFKRRVA; from the coding sequence ATGGGTTATATTATCGATCGACGCCTCAACGGTAGAAACAAAAGCACGGTAAATCGCCAGCGTTTTTTGAAACGTTACCGCGCCCATATCAAAAAAGCCGTTTCCGACGCCGTCACTAAACGCTCCATTACCGATATCGAAAAAGGTGAGCAGATAACTATTGCCGACAAAGACATCGGCGAACCTGTTTTTGGCCACGGCAATGGCGGTCGCCGTAGCGTGATTCACCCCGGCAACAAGGAATTTGTCGCCGGCGACCATATGCCACGACCGACGGGTGGTGCCGGTGGGGGGGCGGGGGAAGGCAGCGCCAGCAACCAGGGTGAAGGCGAGGATGATTTTGTTTTTCAAATCACCCAGGAGGAGTTTCTCGAATTCATGTTTGATGATCTCGAATTACCCAACCTGGTCAAACGACAGCTTGCTGGCTCAAAGTCTTTCACTCAAAAACGTGCTGGCTATAGCGCTGTTGGCACCCCGAACCAAATTAATATTGTACGCTCATTACGCAGTGCGCATGCCCGAAGAATCGCACTAGGCTCATCAACCAAGCGACAGATAAAAAAACTTAATCAACAATTAAAAGAGCTGAAAGAGCAGAGTGAAAATGATAGCGAGCAGGTAAAAATCTCTGATGAAATCATTCAATTAAAAGGCAAGCTGAAACGAATTCCTTTTATTGATGACTTCGATATTCGCTACAATCTTCATGTCAAAACACCGACCCCAAGTTCAAAGGCGGTGATGTTTTGCATCATGGATGTATCCGGTTCAATGAATCAAGCCACCAAGGACATGGCAAAGCGATTTTTCATCCTGCTTTACCTTTTTTTGCAACGAAATTACGATCACACAGAAGTGGTGTTTATACGACATCACACCAGCGCCAAAGAGGTTGACGAGCAGGAGTTCTTTTACAGCCGTGAAACTGGCGGCACGATAGTCTCCAGCGCGCTAGCATTGATGCAGGAAATCATTGAGGATCGCTATCCCACCAGTGATTGGAACATATACGGCGCCCAGGCCAGTGATGGGGACAATTGGAATGACGACTCCTCCACCTGCTACAACTTGTTGACAGAAAGCATAATGCCCCACGTGCAACACTATTCGTATATTGAAATAACCCCCCGTGAACACCAGGCTCTTTGGCGTGAGTACGAACAGGTTTCGGCACAATTTCCCGACACCTTTGCCATGGAGCAAATAATAAACAACTCAGATATCTACCCCGTATTTAGAGAGCTGTTCAAGCGACGCGTTGCCTAA
- a CDS encoding chaperone NapD: MNTFEQHLQKPSDEWHIASLIVSVKPDFLPSVQQVFNNHNNASVEAADDKGKLVVVIEADSTQSLAQITDEIRLTEHVIDSQLVYHQIADKNTLHQEIDDLEITTTSVEQL; encoded by the coding sequence ATGAACACGTTTGAGCAACACCTTCAAAAGCCATCGGATGAATGGCATATTGCGAGTTTGATTGTATCGGTAAAACCAGATTTTTTACCCAGCGTTCAACAAGTTTTCAATAACCATAATAATGCTTCTGTTGAAGCCGCCGACGACAAAGGCAAGTTAGTTGTTGTCATCGAGGCCGACAGCACTCAATCCTTGGCTCAAATTACCGATGAAATTCGATTGACCGAACACGTCATCGACTCACAATTGGTCTACCATCAGATAGCCGATAAAAACACCTTACACCAAGAAATAGACGACTTAGAAATCACTACAACCTCTGTGGAGCA
- a CDS encoding multifunctional CCA addition/repair protein — MDIYSVGGAVRDRLLGFPVKDHDWVIVGATPEQLLTQGFSQVGKDFPVFLHPETKEEYALARTERKLGKGYAGFTCYAAADVTLEQDLLRRDLTINAMAEDADGNIYDPYNGQTDLSDKLLRHVSDAFCEDPLRILRIARFHARYAHLGFSIADDTMVLLQSMVTTGEVEHLVSERVWQETIRALSEKSPQIYFQTLRECGALAVIMPEFDALFGVPQPEAHHPEIDTGVHVLMALEQVCALSDDLPPRFAILCHDFGKGKTKPEDWPRHIAHEATGLNPIKKLCQRLTVPNEYRELALITCEYHTHIHRAVELKAKTVVKVLDATDAFRRPERFQQFLLACEADARGRLGLELRPYPQRLFFQRALLQCQEVKAKDFIAQGLKGKEIATAISAERVNRVAQIERQ, encoded by the coding sequence ATGGATATTTACAGCGTTGGTGGTGCCGTTCGCGACCGCCTACTTGGCTTCCCGGTGAAAGACCATGACTGGGTCATCGTCGGGGCAACCCCCGAGCAACTACTGACACAGGGTTTTAGCCAAGTCGGTAAAGATTTCCCTGTCTTTCTCCACCCCGAAACGAAAGAGGAGTACGCACTCGCACGTACAGAGAGAAAGCTGGGCAAAGGCTATGCCGGTTTTACCTGTTATGCCGCCGCCGATGTCACACTGGAGCAGGATTTGCTGCGCCGAGATTTAACCATTAATGCCATGGCCGAAGACGCTGACGGAAATATATATGACCCTTACAATGGCCAAACAGATTTAAGCGACAAGTTATTGCGCCATGTATCCGACGCTTTTTGTGAAGACCCTCTTAGAATATTACGTATCGCCCGCTTCCACGCCCGCTATGCTCATCTTGGCTTTTCCATCGCTGACGACACCATGGTTCTCCTGCAGTCGATGGTTACCACCGGCGAAGTTGAACACTTGGTCAGCGAACGCGTTTGGCAGGAAACTATCAGAGCATTATCAGAAAAATCACCGCAGATATACTTTCAGACCCTGCGAGAATGTGGCGCTCTCGCTGTCATTATGCCAGAGTTCGACGCATTATTTGGCGTACCGCAACCCGAGGCTCACCACCCTGAAATCGACACTGGCGTGCATGTATTGATGGCACTGGAGCAAGTCTGCGCACTCAGTGACGACCTCCCTCCGCGCTTTGCCATCCTCTGTCACGACTTCGGCAAGGGCAAAACCAAACCCGAAGATTGGCCACGCCATATTGCCCATGAAGCAACCGGGCTCAACCCTATCAAAAAGCTTTGCCAAAGACTTACCGTGCCCAATGAATATCGAGAACTGGCGCTCATCACTTGCGAATATCACACGCACATCCATCGTGCTGTGGAGCTGAAAGCCAAAACCGTGGTGAAAGTGCTTGATGCCACCGACGCATTCAGACGCCCCGAACGCTTCCAGCAATTTTTGCTAGCCTGTGAAGCCGATGCACGAGGTCGCCTAGGTCTTGAGCTGCGCCCTTACCCACAACGACTTTTTTTTCAACGCGCGCTCCTTCAGTGTCAAGAGGTCAAGGCCAAAGACTTTATTGCTCAAGGGCTGAAGGGCAAAGAGATCGCCACCGCAATCAGTGCCGAGAGAGTCAATAGAGTCGCCCAGATCGAGCGCCAGTAA
- a CDS encoding SpoVR family protein — protein sequence MDRQPISTDSEWTFSLVQQYEEEIGNIAAEFGLDTYANQIEIISSEQMMDAYASHGMPLGYSHWSYGKHFLGIEKNYQRGQMGLAYEIVINSDPCIAYLMEENTMTMQALVIAHACYGHNSFFKGNYLFKAWTDAKSIIDYLLFAKNYIAKCEQRYGLEEVEKTLDSCHALMNYGVDRYQRPDPISAELETERQQQREADLQKQVNDLWRTIPRGDDETDETNQHCFPSEPQENLLYFMEKNSPLLESWQREIIRIVRKIAQYFYPQRQTQVMNEGWACFWHYTLIYEMYDRGLVNDGFMFEFLQSHTSVIFQPDFDSPYYSGINPYTLGFHMMIDIRRICEHPTDEDREYFPEFAGTDWQETLQFAMRNFKDESFILQFLSPKVIRDLKLFYVLDDDQSSEIEIAAIHEERGYKKIRETLASQYNLGDREPNIQIYNVDTKGDRALYLRHMQHNRMPLDQNTDDVLKHLSRLWGFDVHLITSDSNRNTTKEFHFSHEHAKTSAFVPY from the coding sequence ATGGATCGACAACCCATCTCTACTGATTCCGAATGGACATTCAGTCTCGTCCAACAATATGAAGAGGAAATCGGTAATATTGCCGCTGAGTTTGGCCTCGATACTTATGCCAATCAAATTGAGATCATCAGTTCAGAACAGATGATGGATGCATACGCCTCGCATGGTATGCCACTAGGCTACAGCCACTGGTCTTACGGCAAGCATTTCTTGGGCATTGAGAAAAACTACCAGCGCGGCCAAATGGGGCTGGCCTATGAAATAGTGATCAACTCCGACCCCTGTATCGCCTATTTAATGGAAGAAAACACCATGACTATGCAGGCGTTAGTTATCGCCCACGCCTGTTATGGCCACAACTCATTCTTCAAGGGCAATTACCTATTCAAAGCCTGGACCGATGCAAAATCCATTATTGATTATTTATTGTTTGCTAAAAACTATATAGCCAAATGCGAGCAGCGCTATGGCCTCGAAGAGGTCGAAAAGACGCTGGACTCTTGCCATGCGCTAATGAACTACGGCGTTGACCGATATCAGCGTCCAGATCCCATCTCTGCCGAGCTTGAAACGGAGCGTCAGCAACAGAGAGAAGCCGATCTACAGAAACAGGTTAACGACCTGTGGCGAACAATACCTCGCGGAGACGATGAGACCGACGAGACCAATCAACATTGTTTCCCCTCTGAACCACAGGAAAACCTGCTTTATTTTATGGAGAAAAACTCGCCGCTGCTGGAGTCTTGGCAGCGCGAAATTATTCGTATCGTACGCAAGATTGCCCAATACTTTTATCCCCAGCGCCAAACTCAAGTGATGAACGAGGGCTGGGCCTGTTTTTGGCATTACACCTTGATCTACGAGATGTATGACCGTGGACTCGTTAATGACGGCTTTATGTTTGAGTTTTTACAGTCGCACACCAGCGTCATCTTTCAGCCTGATTTCGACAGTCCATACTACAGCGGCATCAACCCCTATACGCTGGGCTTCCACATGATGATCGATATCCGTCGAATCTGCGAACATCCCACCGATGAAGACCGGGAATATTTCCCTGAATTTGCCGGCACTGATTGGCAAGAAACATTGCAATTTGCCATGCGTAACTTCAAAGATGAAAGCTTTATTCTTCAGTTTTTGTCGCCGAAGGTCATCCGCGATCTAAAACTGTTTTATGTGCTCGATGACGATCAGAGCAGCGAGATTGAAATTGCCGCCATCCATGAGGAACGGGGGTACAAGAAAATTCGTGAAACCCTGGCGAGCCAATACAACCTCGGCGACAGAGAGCCGAATATCCAAATCTACAATGTTGACACCAAAGGCGATCGAGCGCTCTACCTCCGTCATATGCAACACAATCGCATGCCGCTGGATCAAAATACTGATGACGTATTAAAACACCTGAGCCGACTGTGGGGCTTTGATGTTCACCTGATTACCTCGGATAGTAACCGCAACACCACAAAAGAGTTTCACTTCAGCCACGAACACGCCAAGACGTCTGCCTTTGTACCCTACTAA
- a CDS encoding AI-2E family transporter: MAALVIVLAGVKTAEAVVAPLLIALFIAAISAPLMFFLTRQRVPQVVSLIIVLMTIIAFGLLVSSMMGASLDGFSKNLPQYQHSLSNIGSNLAAFLSGYGLEANAAEMKRLFDLSAVMGFVGTTFNRVLGTLTNTFLILLTVAFILLELGSFKLKVMRIADDPVKSMARFEHFSSTLNRYIVIKSLMSFITGLVVFFALYLLDIDYPVMWAIMAFLLNFVPNIGSIIAAVPAVLLGLIQHGPDTALIIVLVYLGVNNIVGNMVEPRLMGRSLGLSSLVVFFSLVFWGWLLGPIGMFLSVPLTMTVKIATEESDETRWISDILSSEEEL; the protein is encoded by the coding sequence ATGGCCGCTTTAGTGATCGTTTTAGCGGGCGTTAAGACCGCTGAGGCAGTGGTGGCGCCGTTGCTTATTGCGCTATTTATTGCTGCAATTAGTGCGCCATTAATGTTTTTTTTAACTCGCCAGAGGGTGCCTCAGGTCGTATCGCTAATCATTGTGTTGATGACAATCATTGCCTTTGGCTTACTTGTTTCCTCGATGATGGGGGCGTCGCTGGATGGCTTTAGCAAGAACTTACCGCAATACCAACACAGTTTAAGCAATATCGGTAGTAACTTAGCAGCCTTTCTTTCGGGTTATGGTCTCGAGGCAAATGCGGCAGAAATGAAACGCTTATTTGATCTTAGTGCCGTCATGGGTTTTGTTGGCACGACGTTTAATCGTGTCTTGGGTACCTTAACGAATACGTTTTTAATTTTACTTACCGTTGCCTTTATTCTACTCGAACTAGGCTCATTTAAATTGAAAGTGATGCGCATTGCCGATGATCCAGTGAAGTCAATGGCCAGGTTTGAGCATTTTTCATCCACCCTCAATCGCTATATTGTGATTAAATCATTAATGAGTTTCATTACCGGCTTGGTGGTGTTCTTCGCCCTATATTTGCTGGATATTGATTATCCGGTGATGTGGGCAATCATGGCTTTTTTGCTCAATTTCGTACCCAATATTGGCTCTATTATTGCCGCCGTACCGGCGGTGTTGTTAGGACTTATACAGCACGGCCCCGATACGGCTTTAATTATCGTATTGGTTTACCTCGGTGTGAATAATATTGTTGGCAACATGGTTGAGCCCCGGTTGATGGGGCGAAGTCTGGGATTGTCCTCGCTGGTCGTGTTCTTTTCATTGGTATTCTGGGGCTGGTTGTTGGGTCCTATTGGTATGTTCTTATCAGTGCCTTTGACGATGACGGTGAAAATAGCCACCGAGGAGTCTGATGAGACGCGGTGGATATCCGATATTCTGAGTTCTGAAGAAGAGCTTTAA